From one Rhizobium sp. CIAT894 genomic stretch:
- the hydA gene encoding dihydropyrimidinase, whose product MSTTVIKNGTIVTADLTYKADVKIDGGKIVEIGPNLSGDETLDASGCYVMPGGIDPHTHLEMPFMGTYSSDDFESGTRAALSGGTTMVVDFALPAPGQSLLEALTMWDNKSTRANCDYSFHMAVTWWSEQVFKEMETIVRDKGINTFKHFMAYKGALMVDDDEMFASFQRCAELGALPLVHAENGDVVASMSAKLLAEGNNGPEAHAYSRPAEVEGEATNRAIMIADMAGCPVYIVHTSCEQAHEAIRRARAKGMRVYGEPLIQHLTLDESEYSNPDWDHAARRVMSPPFRNKQHQDSLWAGLASGSLQVVATDHCAFTTAQKRFGVGDFTKIPNGTGGLEDRMPMLWTRGVNTGRLTMNEFVAVTSTNIAKILNIYPKKGAILVGADADIVVWDPKRSKTISSKSQQSAIDYNVFEGKEVTGLPRYTLTRGVVAIEESTVKTREGHGEFVRREPVTAVSKALSTWKEITSPRKVERSGIPATGV is encoded by the coding sequence ATGAGTACCACTGTCATCAAGAACGGCACCATCGTCACGGCCGACCTCACCTACAAGGCTGACGTCAAGATCGACGGCGGCAAGATCGTCGAGATCGGCCCGAACCTCTCGGGCGACGAGACGCTCGACGCCTCGGGCTGCTATGTCATGCCTGGCGGCATTGACCCGCACACCCATCTCGAAATGCCCTTCATGGGCACCTATTCCTCCGACGATTTCGAGAGCGGCACGCGCGCGGCGCTTTCCGGCGGCACGACCATGGTCGTCGATTTCGCCCTGCCTGCCCCCGGCCAGTCGCTGCTTGAGGCGCTGACCATGTGGGACAACAAGTCGACGCGGGCCAATTGCGATTATTCCTTCCACATGGCTGTCACCTGGTGGAGCGAGCAGGTCTTCAAGGAGATGGAGACCATCGTCCGCGACAAGGGCATCAACACCTTCAAGCATTTCATGGCCTACAAGGGCGCGCTGATGGTGGACGATGACGAGATGTTCGCCTCCTTCCAGCGCTGCGCCGAACTCGGCGCCCTGCCGCTGGTGCACGCCGAAAACGGCGATGTCGTCGCCTCGATGTCGGCAAAGCTGCTGGCCGAGGGCAATAATGGTCCCGAGGCGCATGCCTATTCCCGCCCCGCCGAGGTCGAGGGCGAGGCCACGAACCGTGCGATCATGATCGCCGACATGGCCGGCTGCCCTGTCTATATCGTCCATACTTCCTGCGAGCAGGCGCATGAAGCGATCCGCCGCGCCCGCGCCAAGGGCATGCGCGTCTACGGCGAACCCCTGATCCAGCACCTGACGCTCGACGAGAGCGAATATTCCAATCCCGACTGGGATCATGCCGCCCGCCGCGTGATGTCGCCGCCCTTCCGCAACAAACAGCATCAGGACTCACTCTGGGCCGGCCTTGCCTCCGGCTCGCTGCAGGTGGTCGCCACGGACCATTGCGCCTTCACCACGGCGCAGAAGCGTTTCGGCGTCGGCGATTTCACCAAGATCCCCAACGGCACCGGCGGCCTCGAAGACCGCATGCCGATGCTCTGGACCCGCGGCGTCAATACCGGCCGGCTGACGATGAACGAGTTCGTCGCCGTCACCTCGACCAACATCGCCAAGATCCTCAACATCTATCCGAAGAAGGGCGCGATCCTCGTCGGCGCCGATGCCGATATCGTCGTCTGGGATCCGAAGCGGTCAAAAACCATCTCGTCCAAGAGCCAGCAGTCGGCGATCGACTACAACGTCTTCGAAGGCAAGGAAGTGACCGGCCTGCCGCGCTACACGCTGACGCGCGGCGTCGTTGCCATCGAGGAAAGCACGGTCAAGACCCGCGAGGGCCACGGCGAATTCGTCCGGCGCGAACCGGTAACTGCCGTCAGCAAGGCTCTGTCCACCTGGAAGGAGATCACCTCTCCGCGCAAGGTGGAACGCAGCGGCATCCCGGCAACAGGCGTGTGA
- a CDS encoding cupin domain-containing protein, whose translation MDATSQPTCHIVRPNHAYGGKQGLSYFEGIAAETVGAKGICMHLLTIPPGVRARAHLHVSHETAIYMLSGEAHTWYGDRLEHHVVVHAGELFYIPAGVPHVPANLSSTPCTAVIARTDPNEQESVVLLPELDALVPA comes from the coding sequence ATGGACGCAACATCACAACCCACCTGCCACATCGTTCGTCCCAACCACGCCTATGGCGGCAAGCAGGGGCTCAGCTATTTCGAGGGAATAGCGGCCGAGACGGTCGGCGCCAAGGGTATCTGCATGCACCTTTTGACGATCCCGCCCGGCGTGCGTGCCAGGGCGCATCTGCACGTCTCGCATGAGACGGCGATCTATATGCTCTCCGGCGAGGCCCACACCTGGTATGGCGACCGACTGGAGCATCATGTCGTCGTCCATGCCGGCGAACTGTTCTATATCCCGGCTGGCGTGCCGCATGTGCCGGCAAACCTCAGCAGCACGCCGTGCACAGCGGTCATCGCCCGCACCGACCCGAACGAGCAGGAAAGCGTCGTGCTTCTGCCGGAGCTGGATGCGCTGGTGCCGGCGTGA
- a CDS encoding ABC transporter ATP-binding protein: MQAPSVVSAKDLCLTYQANDGPVNALSDVNLDVRKGDFVSFIGPSGCGKTTFLRVIADLEKSTSGEISINGMTPEEARKARAYGYVFQAPALLPWRVIEDNIALPLEIMGYRGADRTRRIAEALDLVGLSGFEKKFPWQLSGGMQQRASIARALAFDADLLLMDEPFGALDEIVRDHLNEELLKLWARTNKTICFVTHSIPEAVYLSTKIVVMSPRPGRVTDVIDSTLPAERPLDIRDTPEFLEIAHRVREGLRTGHSHEV, encoded by the coding sequence ATGCAAGCACCCTCCGTCGTATCCGCCAAGGATCTCTGTCTCACCTACCAGGCGAATGACGGCCCGGTGAATGCGCTGAGCGATGTCAATCTCGATGTCCGCAAGGGCGATTTCGTCTCGTTCATCGGCCCTTCGGGCTGCGGCAAGACGACCTTCCTGCGCGTCATCGCCGATCTCGAAAAGAGCACCTCGGGCGAAATCTCGATCAACGGCATGACGCCGGAGGAAGCCCGAAAGGCCCGTGCCTACGGCTATGTGTTTCAGGCCCCGGCGCTCCTGCCCTGGCGGGTCATCGAAGACAATATCGCCCTGCCGCTGGAGATTATGGGTTATCGCGGCGCTGATCGCACGCGGCGGATCGCCGAAGCGCTCGATCTGGTCGGCCTCTCCGGCTTCGAGAAGAAATTCCCCTGGCAGCTTTCCGGCGGCATGCAGCAGCGGGCCTCGATCGCCCGCGCGCTCGCCTTCGACGCCGACCTGCTGCTGATGGACGAACCTTTTGGCGCGCTCGATGAGATCGTCCGCGATCATCTGAACGAGGAGCTGCTGAAACTCTGGGCCCGCACCAACAAGACGATCTGCTTCGTCACCCACTCCATCCCCGAGGCGGTCTACCTCTCGACCAAGATCGTGGTGATGTCGCCGCGCCCGGGCCGCGTCACCGACGTGATCGACTCGACGCTGCCGGCCGAACGCCCGCTCGACATCCGCGACACCCCGGAGTTTCTGGAGATCGCCCATCGCGTTCGCGAGGGGCTGAGGACGGGGCATAGCCATGAGGTTTAG
- a CDS encoding DUF559 domain-containing protein, with amino-acid sequence MPHSNITPKTRDTAKRLRRELTKAEAAMWDMLRDLRPYGARFRRETPIGPYIADFAWLSARLIVEVDGDSHETTAGRRHDLVRDAFLRNEGFNVLRFDNAQVLDGPDYVFLTIEKHAAPFLKERAA; translated from the coding sequence ATGCCACATTCAAACATCACCCCCAAAACCCGCGACACGGCAAAGCGCCTTCGCCGTGAATTGACGAAAGCCGAAGCTGCCATGTGGGATATGCTTCGCGATCTCAGGCCCTATGGCGCCAGATTCAGGCGCGAGACACCGATCGGTCCTTATATTGCTGATTTTGCCTGGCTGTCGGCGCGGCTCATCGTCGAAGTCGACGGCGACAGCCACGAGACCACTGCTGGCCGTCGGCATGATCTTGTCCGGGACGCGTTCCTGCGCAATGAAGGATTCAACGTGCTTCGCTTCGACAACGCTCAGGTGCTTGATGGACCCGACTACGTGTTTCTGACTATCGAAAAGCACGCCGCTCCGTTTTTGAAGGAGCGCGCAGCGTGA
- a CDS encoding ABC transporter permease yields MKPDTFKDKILPVTAILLALVAIWYVAAVLMNAPFQRDMDSRAGITPTTMEFISKTLAQPKPILPAPHQVAQNVYENTVLRSLSSNRSLVYHSWVTLSSTLLGFGFGMLLGILLAVLIVHNRAMDRSLMPWLVASQTIPILAIAPMIVIISYNVLTGDNAIAHLLNLDSDASRLVSKALISTYLSFFPVAVGMVKGLRSPEIMHLDLMRTYYASPTQTFWKLRVPASIPFLFTSMKVAIAASLVGAIVGELPTGAVAGIGSKLLAGSYYSQTIDIWAALVAGSLLAGILVAIVGIAAKIVDRAMGGRPA; encoded by the coding sequence GTGAAACCCGACACCTTCAAAGACAAGATCCTCCCCGTCACCGCGATCCTGCTCGCCCTCGTCGCCATCTGGTATGTCGCCGCCGTGCTGATGAACGCGCCGTTCCAGCGCGACATGGACAGTCGCGCCGGCATCACCCCCACCACGATGGAATTCATCAGCAAGACGCTGGCGCAGCCGAAGCCGATCCTGCCGGCGCCGCATCAGGTGGCGCAGAACGTCTATGAGAACACCGTCCTGCGCAGCCTTTCGAGCAATCGCAGCCTCGTCTATCACAGCTGGGTGACGCTCTCCTCCACCCTGCTCGGCTTCGGCTTCGGCATGCTGCTCGGCATTCTTCTTGCGGTGCTGATCGTGCACAACCGCGCCATGGACCGCTCGCTGATGCCCTGGCTGGTGGCGAGCCAGACCATACCGATCCTCGCCATCGCGCCGATGATCGTCATCATCTCCTACAATGTGCTGACCGGCGACAACGCGATTGCCCATCTTCTGAATCTCGATTCCGACGCCTCCCGTCTCGTCTCCAAGGCGCTGATCTCCACCTACCTCTCCTTTTTCCCTGTCGCCGTCGGCATGGTGAAGGGGTTGCGTTCGCCCGAGATCATGCATCTCGACCTGATGCGCACCTATTACGCCAGCCCGACGCAGACTTTCTGGAAGCTGCGTGTTCCGGCCTCGATCCCCTTCCTCTTCACCTCGATGAAGGTCGCGATCGCTGCCAGTCTCGTCGGCGCCATCGTCGGCGAACTGCCGACAGGCGCCGTTGCCGGCATCGGCTCCAAGCTGCTCGCCGGCTCCTATTACAGCCAGACCATCGATATCTGGGCAGCGCTCGTCGCCGGATCGCTGCTGGCGGGCATCCTGGTTGCGATCGTCGGCATTGCAGCAAAGATCGTCGACCGCGCCATGGGCGGGAGGCCGGCATGA
- a CDS encoding ABC transporter permease, translated as MRHLNFSWQAVVALLLCIAALTSLPLFAEGAARPLGDGTTSLVFIIIAAAALLSFAPQPPAYRATVLFIGAHGAAWMLLSALSGNEGTATRAFFLLLFSCWLLAWRCVTELSKLQPLTTFGKSTLQLLIPAIFGAWILILWEAVTRGGGIPFIILPPPSAIGQRIMASLPILGADVRQTIFKAVLIGYIVGCLAGFAVAVLADRIAFLRRGLLPIGNMVSALPIIGVAPVMVMWFGFDWPSKAAVVIIMTFFPMLVNTVAGLAASGSMERDLMRTYASSDWQTLLKLKLPAAMPFIFNALKINSTLALIGAIVAEFFGTPIVGMGFRISTEIGRMNVDMVWAEIAVAALAGSIFYGIIALAERAVTFWHPSIRGG; from the coding sequence ATGAGACATCTGAACTTCTCGTGGCAGGCTGTCGTCGCCCTTCTCCTCTGTATCGCGGCGCTGACGAGCCTTCCGCTTTTCGCCGAGGGTGCCGCACGCCCCTTAGGCGACGGCACGACGAGCCTGGTCTTCATCATCATCGCCGCGGCCGCTCTCCTGTCTTTTGCGCCGCAGCCGCCGGCCTACCGCGCCACCGTACTGTTCATCGGGGCACATGGCGCCGCCTGGATGCTGCTGTCGGCTCTTTCCGGCAATGAGGGAACGGCGACGCGAGCCTTCTTCCTGCTGCTCTTTTCCTGCTGGCTGCTGGCCTGGCGATGCGTCACCGAGCTGTCGAAACTGCAGCCCCTCACCACGTTCGGCAAATCGACACTTCAACTGCTGATCCCGGCGATCTTCGGCGCCTGGATCCTCATCCTCTGGGAGGCGGTCACGCGCGGCGGCGGCATTCCCTTCATCATCCTGCCGCCGCCGAGCGCCATCGGTCAGCGTATCATGGCCTCGCTGCCGATCCTCGGTGCAGACGTCAGGCAGACGATCTTCAAGGCGGTGCTGATCGGTTATATCGTCGGCTGCCTCGCCGGCTTCGCCGTCGCGGTGCTGGCCGATCGTATCGCTTTCCTGCGCCGCGGGCTGTTGCCGATCGGCAATATGGTATCGGCCCTGCCGATCATCGGCGTCGCCCCGGTCATGGTCATGTGGTTCGGCTTCGACTGGCCGTCGAAGGCCGCCGTCGTCATCATCATGACCTTCTTCCCCATGCTGGTGAACACCGTCGCCGGCCTTGCCGCCTCCGGCAGCATGGAACGCGACCTGATGCGCACCTATGCCTCGAGCGATTGGCAGACGCTGCTCAAGCTCAAGCTGCCGGCGGCCATGCCCTTCATTTTCAACGCACTGAAGATCAACTCGACGCTGGCGCTGATTGGTGCCATCGTTGCCGAATTCTTCGGAACGCCGATCGTCGGCATGGGCTTCCGTATCTCCACCGAGATCGGCCGCATGAATGTCGACATGGTCTGGGCGGAAATCGCTGTCGCGGCTCTGGCCGGCTCGATCTTTTATGGCATCATCGCCCTGGCCGAACGGGCGGTGACGTTCTGGCATCCGTCTATCCGTGGTGGCTAG
- a CDS encoding ABC transporter substrate-binding protein: protein MKKLMVAMMASAMSLAAAHAMAADKVVLQLKWVTQSQFGGYYVAKDKGFYKEEGLDVDIKPGGPDIAPEQVIAGGGADVIVDWMGGALVAREKGVPLVNIAQPYQKSGLEMICRKDGPVKTEADFKGHTLGVWFFGNEYPFFAWMNKLGLSTEGGANGVTVLKQSFDVQPLVQKQADCISVMTYNEYWQAIDAGFKPEELTVFNYTQMGNDLLEDGLYAMEDKLKDPAFKEKMVKFVRASMKGWKYATENPDEAAEIVMDNGGQDENHQKRMMGEVAKLVGDGSGKLDEALYARTAKALLDQKIISKEPSGAWTHDVTDAAVK, encoded by the coding sequence ATGAAAAAGTTGATGGTTGCAATGATGGCGAGCGCAATGTCGCTTGCAGCAGCCCATGCGATGGCCGCCGACAAGGTCGTGCTGCAGCTGAAATGGGTCACGCAGAGCCAGTTCGGCGGTTATTATGTCGCCAAGGACAAGGGTTTCTACAAGGAAGAAGGCCTCGACGTCGATATCAAGCCGGGCGGCCCCGACATCGCCCCCGAGCAGGTGATCGCCGGCGGCGGCGCCGATGTCATCGTCGACTGGATGGGCGGCGCGCTTGTTGCCCGCGAAAAGGGCGTCCCGCTTGTCAACATCGCCCAGCCCTACCAGAAGTCCGGCCTGGAAATGATCTGCCGTAAGGATGGCCCGGTGAAGACCGAAGCCGATTTCAAGGGCCATACGCTCGGCGTCTGGTTCTTCGGCAACGAGTATCCCTTCTTCGCCTGGATGAACAAGCTCGGCCTGTCCACAGAAGGCGGTGCGAACGGCGTCACAGTCTTGAAGCAGAGCTTCGACGTACAGCCGCTCGTCCAGAAGCAGGCCGATTGCATCTCGGTGATGACCTATAATGAATACTGGCAGGCGATCGACGCCGGCTTCAAGCCGGAGGAACTGACGGTCTTCAACTATACGCAAATGGGCAACGATCTTCTCGAAGACGGCCTCTATGCGATGGAAGACAAGCTGAAGGACCCGGCCTTCAAGGAGAAGATGGTCAAGTTTGTCCGCGCCTCGATGAAGGGCTGGAAATATGCGACCGAGAATCCGGATGAGGCTGCCGAGATCGTCATGGACAATGGCGGCCAGGACGAGAACCATCAGAAGCGCATGATGGGCGAAGTCGCTAAACTGGTTGGCGACGGCTCCGGCAAACTCGACGAGGCGCTTTATGCCCGCACGGCAAAGGCGCTGCTTGACCAGAAGATCATCAGCAAAGAGCCCTCGGGCGCCTGGACGCACGACGTTACCGACGCGGCGGTCAAGTAA
- a CDS encoding efflux RND transporter periplasmic adaptor subunit yields MARKPIGILGASTLFAALLLAASTALSQEAPVVKPQQNLPAIVVTTAVNRTLVDRVIGTGTVKPVEEVYIQPQVEGLSIRTLKADIGDKVQAESTLATLNDDALVLEKSQMMATKAKGEASLAQLRAQLIEAQANAEQARQQQARSQEMGKKGTVSTAQVEQADATAAAANARVVSAEQAIEVAEADLKVFDSQIADADLKLARTDVKTPVAGTIAAKNAKVGAIAAGNGDPLFTIIRDGDIELVAEVAESDIVRIMAGQKATISLSGSREKLSGAVRLVSPTVDASTRLGLVHISIDDDSKARSGMYGSAEIIVRETDGVSLPLTAVLTGNEGSSARKVEDGVVKFAKIETGIQDGAYVEIVKGLKSGDEVVAKAGAYVRDGDHITPVREQPSASN; encoded by the coding sequence ATGGCACGCAAGCCGATTGGAATTCTAGGCGCATCCACCCTTTTTGCAGCGCTGCTGCTGGCTGCATCTACCGCATTGTCGCAGGAAGCGCCTGTTGTAAAACCGCAGCAGAACCTGCCGGCGATCGTCGTCACCACGGCTGTCAATCGCACCCTCGTCGACCGTGTCATCGGTACGGGAACGGTCAAACCCGTCGAGGAAGTCTATATCCAGCCGCAGGTGGAGGGCCTGTCGATCCGTACGCTGAAAGCCGATATCGGCGACAAGGTTCAGGCGGAAAGCACGCTGGCGACGCTCAACGATGATGCGCTGGTCCTGGAGAAAAGCCAGATGATGGCGACGAAGGCCAAGGGCGAGGCAAGCCTCGCCCAGCTGCGCGCCCAGCTCATCGAAGCCCAGGCCAATGCCGAACAGGCAAGGCAGCAGCAGGCCCGCTCCCAGGAAATGGGCAAGAAGGGTACCGTTTCCACCGCCCAGGTCGAACAGGCCGATGCGACAGCCGCCGCCGCCAATGCCCGCGTCGTCTCTGCCGAACAGGCGATCGAGGTCGCCGAAGCCGATCTCAAGGTCTTCGACAGCCAGATCGCCGATGCCGATCTGAAACTTGCCCGCACTGATGTGAAGACCCCGGTTGCCGGTACGATCGCGGCAAAGAACGCCAAGGTCGGCGCCATTGCCGCCGGCAACGGCGATCCGCTGTTCACCATCATCCGCGACGGCGATATCGAGCTCGTGGCCGAGGTCGCGGAAAGCGACATCGTCAGGATCATGGCCGGCCAGAAGGCGACGATTTCACTTTCCGGCAGCCGTGAGAAACTTTCCGGTGCCGTGCGCCTGGTTTCGCCGACTGTCGATGCCAGCACCCGCCTCGGCCTGGTGCATATCTCGATCGACGATGACAGCAAGGCGCGTTCCGGCATGTATGGCAGCGCCGAGATCATCGTGCGCGAGACGGACGGCGTATCGCTTCCCCTGACCGCGGTGCTGACCGGCAATGAAGGCTCTTCGGCCCGCAAGGTCGAGGATGGCGTGGTGAAATTTGCCAAGATCGAGACCGGCATCCAGGACGGCGCCTATGTCGAGATCGTCAAGGGATTGAAGAGCGGCGACGAGGTCGTGGCCAAGGCGGGCGCCTATGTCCGTGACGGCGACCACATCACGCCGGTGCGTGAACAGCCCTCCGCTTCCAACTAA
- a CDS encoding efflux RND transporter permease subunit: protein MNFSAWSIRNPIAPLLAFCLLIFIGIQSFNKLPITRFPNIDVPLVSISVTQSGASPAELEMQVTKEIEDAIASITGIDEIQSTVTDGSSQTNVMFRMEVPTEQAVQDVKDAIDRIRSDLPATAEAPIVTKVDVEGQAIQTFAVSSPDMSLEELSWFVDDTIKRALQGQAGIGRVDRYGGAEREVRIELTPAKLDAHGITAASVNQQLRGTNVDLGSGRGQVAGSEQAIRVLGDARNVAELADTTIALPNGRFVKLSDLGVIKDTYEEPKSFSRFNDTPVVTFGVFRSKGASEVSVAETVAQSLDKVRGENPNVKIEMIDDSVYFTYGNYEAAIHTLLEGALLAVIVVLLFLRNWRATLISAIALPLSAIPTFWVMDMMGFSLNLVSFLALTLATGILVDDAIVEIENIARHIKMGKTPYRAAIEAADEIGLAVIATTFTIIAVFVPVSFMPGIPGQYFIQFGLTVAFSVFFSLMVARLITPMMAAYLMRAEDGMEDHHDNDSLLMKGYTRLIRGTTGHKYSRYLTLLAAIGFLVGSVFLLMKVPGSFLPPEDASRIVLSVELPPNARLDDTEKTTDAIYDRVKDINGVESVFVLGGASPKGELELRRATITLALGKLDQSLVKKVVNDVLGHIPLIGPMLPKVEVHGRERPQWAIEKEVFAKLRDIPDVHILKLNDRGERDLSFNFLSKNEKDLNDAVGILESKLRADPLLANVSADGALPRPELQVYPRKDEAARLGITPQQISETIRVATIGDVDAALAKISLDDRQIPIRVQAALDMRRDLAAIRALKIQTASGGTVPLASVANIDYSEGVSSIKRNNRNRVVSIGSDLPQGVALDTASARFREIVKAANIPASVHLAESGDTKVQTEMQQSFVNAMLMGLLLVLTVLILLFKDVIQPFTILFSLPLAIGGVAAALIITSNPLSMPVMIGILMLMGIVTKNAILLVDFAIEMRHQGMDRVEAMVEAGRKRARPIIMTSIAMSAGMLPSALGVGEGGSFRAPMAIAVIGGIIVSTVLSLVVVPSFFLIMDDLSRLLGWMFGRLVGRKDEEELPLSREDLTRVTRENRSDIDSLDERLTAIEKPESKRKSASDTNVLRLPPFAAE, encoded by the coding sequence ATGAATTTTTCAGCCTGGTCCATTCGAAATCCGATCGCGCCGCTGCTGGCCTTCTGCCTGCTGATCTTCATCGGCATTCAGTCCTTCAACAAGCTGCCGATCACCCGCTTCCCGAACATCGACGTGCCGCTCGTCTCGATCAGCGTGACGCAGAGCGGCGCTTCGCCGGCCGAGCTCGAAATGCAGGTAACGAAGGAGATCGAAGATGCGATCGCCTCCATCACCGGCATCGACGAAATCCAGTCGACGGTGACCGACGGCAGCTCGCAGACCAACGTCATGTTCCGGATGGAAGTGCCGACGGAACAGGCCGTGCAGGACGTCAAGGATGCGATCGACCGCATTCGCAGCGATCTGCCGGCAACGGCCGAAGCACCAATTGTCACCAAGGTCGATGTCGAGGGCCAGGCGATCCAGACCTTCGCCGTTTCCTCGCCTGATATGTCGCTGGAAGAACTCTCCTGGTTCGTCGACGATACGATCAAGCGCGCGCTGCAGGGCCAGGCGGGCATCGGTCGCGTCGATCGCTACGGCGGCGCGGAGCGCGAAGTGCGCATCGAGCTCACTCCTGCCAAGCTCGATGCTCATGGCATCACCGCCGCAAGCGTCAACCAGCAGCTGCGCGGCACCAACGTCGATCTCGGCTCCGGCCGCGGCCAGGTGGCGGGAAGCGAACAGGCGATCCGCGTTCTCGGCGATGCCCGTAATGTCGCCGAACTCGCCGACACGACGATCGCGCTGCCGAACGGCCGTTTCGTCAAGCTGTCGGACCTCGGCGTCATCAAGGACACCTATGAGGAGCCGAAATCCTTCTCGCGCTTCAACGATACGCCTGTTGTCACCTTCGGCGTCTTCCGCTCGAAGGGCGCCAGCGAAGTCAGCGTCGCCGAAACCGTGGCGCAGAGCCTCGACAAGGTGAGGGGCGAAAACCCGAATGTGAAGATCGAGATGATCGACGATTCGGTGTATTTCACCTACGGCAACTACGAAGCCGCCATCCACACGCTGCTCGAAGGGGCGCTGCTTGCCGTCATCGTCGTCCTGCTCTTCCTCCGGAACTGGCGTGCGACGCTGATTTCGGCCATCGCCCTGCCGCTCTCCGCGATCCCGACTTTCTGGGTCATGGACATGATGGGCTTCTCGCTGAACCTCGTCAGCTTCCTTGCCTTGACGCTGGCGACCGGCATCCTCGTCGACGATGCCATCGTCGAAATCGAGAACATCGCCCGCCACATCAAGATGGGCAAGACGCCCTATCGCGCGGCGATCGAGGCGGCGGATGAAATCGGCCTCGCGGTCATCGCAACCACCTTCACGATCATCGCCGTCTTCGTGCCGGTTTCCTTCATGCCGGGCATTCCCGGCCAATATTTCATCCAGTTCGGCCTGACCGTCGCCTTCTCCGTCTTCTTCTCGCTGATGGTCGCCCGTCTCATCACCCCGATGATGGCCGCCTATCTCATGCGCGCCGAAGACGGCATGGAAGACCATCACGACAATGATAGTTTGCTGATGAAGGGCTATACCCGCCTGATACGCGGCACGACCGGGCACAAATATTCGCGATATCTGACCTTGCTTGCGGCAATTGGCTTCCTGGTTGGCTCGGTTTTCCTGCTGATGAAGGTCCCGGGCAGCTTCCTGCCGCCGGAAGATGCCTCGCGCATCGTGCTCTCCGTCGAACTGCCGCCCAATGCACGCCTTGACGACACCGAGAAGACGACTGATGCGATCTATGACAGGGTCAAGGATATCAACGGCGTCGAAAGCGTCTTCGTTCTTGGCGGCGCATCGCCGAAGGGCGAACTCGAACTGCGCCGCGCGACCATCACGCTCGCGCTCGGCAAGCTCGACCAGTCGCTGGTCAAGAAGGTGGTCAACGACGTGCTTGGCCACATCCCCCTCATCGGCCCGATGTTACCGAAGGTGGAAGTCCACGGCCGTGAACGTCCGCAATGGGCCATTGAAAAGGAAGTCTTCGCCAAGCTGCGCGATATTCCCGACGTCCATATCCTCAAGCTCAACGATCGCGGCGAACGCGACCTCTCCTTCAATTTCCTCTCCAAGAACGAGAAGGACCTGAACGACGCCGTCGGCATCCTGGAATCCAAGCTTCGCGCCGACCCGCTGCTCGCCAATGTCAGCGCCGACGGCGCCCTGCCGCGCCCGGAACTGCAGGTCTATCCGCGTAAAGACGAGGCCGCCCGCCTCGGCATCACGCCGCAGCAGATTTCCGAGACGATCCGCGTTGCCACCATCGGCGATGTCGATGCGGCCCTTGCCAAGATCTCGCTCGACGATCGCCAGATCCCGATCCGGGTGCAGGCCGCGCTCGACATGCGCCGCGACCTCGCGGCCATCCGGGCATTGAAGATCCAGACGGCCAGCGGCGGCACCGTTCCGCTCGCAAGCGTCGCCAATATCGATTATTCGGAAGGCGTAAGCTCGATCAAGCGCAACAACCGCAACCGCGTCGTCTCGATCGGCTCCGACCTGCCGCAGGGCGTGGCGCTCGACACGGCCTCGGCCCGCTTCCGCGAGATCGTCAAGGCGGCCAACATCCCGGCCTCCGTGCACCTTGCGGAAAGCGGCGATACCAAGGTGCAGACCGAGATGCAGCAGAGCTTCGTCAACGCCATGTTGATGGGTCTTCTGCTGGTGCTGACGGTGCTGATCCTCCTTTTCAAGGACGTGATCCAGCCCTTCACCATCCTGTTCTCGCTGCCGCTCGCCATCGGTGGCGTCGCGGCGGCTTTGATCATCACCAGCAATCCGCTGTCCATGCCCGTCATGATCGGCATCCTGATGCTGATGGGTATCGTCACCAAGAACGCCATCCTGCTCGTCGATTTTGCGATCGAGATGCGCCACCAAGGCATGGACCGTGTCGAGGCCATGGTTGAAGCCGGCCGCAAGCGCGCCCGGCCGATCATCATGACTTCGATCGCCATGTCCGCCGGCATGCTGCCATCGGCGCTCGGTGTCGGCGAAGGCGGCTCGTTCCGCGCCCCGATGGCAATCGCGGTGATCGGCGGCATCATCGTCTCGACGGTGCTCTCGCTCGTCGTCGTGCCATCCTTCTTCCTGATCATGGACGATCTGTCCCGCCTGCTCGGCTGGATGTTC